The Burkholderiales bacterium JOSHI_001 genomic sequence TTCCTGGCCGACGCCGCGCACCAGCTGAAAACCCCGCTGGCCGGGCTGCGCATGCAGGCCGAGCTGGCGCAGCGCGAGATCGACACTGGCGCGGGCGACCCCGAATCCATCAAGCGCTCGCTGCACCAGATCGCGCTGTCCAGCGAGCGCGCCGCGCACATGGTGAACCAGCTGCTGGCCATGGCCCGCGCCGAGGACAAGGAAATGGCGCGCCGCCTGCAGCCGGTGCCGCTGGCCGAGCTGGCGCGCGAGACGGTGCAGGACTTCGTGCCCAAGGCCTTGGACAAAGGCATCGACCTGGGCTACGAAGGGCCCGAAACCGGCGAGCCGCCCGGCACCCTGCTGGGCCAGCCCCTGCTGGTGCGCGAGCTGGTGCGCAACCTGGTGGACAACGCGCTGCAGTACACGCCGGCCGGCGGCACCGTCACCGCGCGGGTGATGGCCGACCCCTTCGGCCAGGTGGTGGTGCTGCAGGTGGAAGACACCGGCCCTGGCATCCCGGAGGCCGAGCGCGAGCAGGTGTTCCAGCCCTTCTACCGGGCCCTGGGCACGCAGGTGGATGGCAGCGGCCTGGGCCTGGCCATCGTGCGCGAGGTGGTGGAAAAGCACAACGCCGAGATCAGCATCGCCGACGCGCGGCCCCGCGGCTACGCCAGCACCCAGGGCCAGGGGCCCGGCGCGCTGTTCACGGTGCGCTTTCCGCTGGCCCCGGCCGAGCCGCCGGCACCCAGCCCGGCGGCCCCCACGGCCGGCTGAGCCGCCGGAACGCATCGGCCGGCCGGGCCACCCCGCCCCCGTCCGCTGGCCCGTCCGCCCCTGTTCAGGGTGGACCCACCCCCACGGCCGTGGGAGGGGCAGCGCCGCCGGGACGGCGCATCATGAGAAACAGCCAGACGCGAAATCCGTCACACCATGACCACCCCGACGCACCTGCCCGCCGCCGCACCGCGCCGCTCCTTCGTGCTGGCGGCCCTGCTGGCGGTGGTGGCCGCCCTGTCGGTGGACGCCCAGGCCGTGCTGGAGCGCTGCTTCACCCCGGCCGCTGCGGCCCTGCCGCGCAACGGCGACGCCCAGATGGCGATTGACGCCGCCTGGCAGTTCGGCAACCACGCCGCCACCCGCCCGGGACGCGCCGAGCGCATGAAGATCGAGGCCCTGCAAACGCGTCCCTTGCTGGACCCGCAAGGCGCGGCGGTGCAGGTCAGCGCCCAGGTGTCGGGCGGCATCCGCCCGCGCTACCGCTGGGATTTCGGCGACGGCACGCCCGCCACCGATTGGTCCATCCTGCACAGCGCGCGCCACCGCTACACCGTGCCGGGCGCCTACATGGTGCGCCTGACCGTGGTGGACGACCGTGGCCAGCACCTGCAGCAGGTGCTGCTGCACAGTGCGGGCGGCACGGTGGCGGCCGCCGACTGAACGCGCCGGTCCGGCTCAGAAGGTGTGAATGAACCCGGCGTGCCCGAGCAGGCCGCCAAAACAGGGCCAATCTAGGCGCAAAGCACAGCCGTAGCTCGGGCTACGGCGAGCATTTGCAACGACGATTGGGCCTGTTTTGGCGGGATGAGGGGGCATGTTGGGTTCGTTCACACCTTCTCAGCTCTGCATCAGCCCGCGGCTGCGGGCGATGGACATCAGGATGCCCAGCCCCAGGCCCAGCGTCACCATCGCGGTGCCGCCGTAGCTGATGAAGGGCAGCGGGATGCCCACCACCGGCAGGATGCCGCTGACCATGCCCATGTTCACGAAGGCGTAGGTGAAAAAGCTCAGCGTCACCGCGCCGGCCAGCAGGCGTGCGAAGACCGTGGGCGCCTCGCTGGCGATGAGCAGGCCGCGCAGGATCAGGAAGGTGAAGGTCAGGATCAGCCCGCCGGTGCCCAGCAGGCCGAATTCTTCCGCGAAGGCGGCGAAGATGAAGTCGGTGGTGCGCTCGGGGATGAACTCCAGGTGCGTCTGCGTGCCGTTCATGAAGCCCTTGCCCGACAGGCCACCCGAGCCGATGGCGATCATGCCCTGGATGATGTGGAAGCCCTTGCCCAGCGGGTCGGTGGTGGGGTCCAGCAGGGTGCAGACGCGGTGCTTCTGGTAGTCGCGCATCATGGGCCACACCACGTCGGGCTCGCAGATGCGGTCCTGCGTCAGCACCACCGCCGCGATCGCCACGCCGCCGGCCAGCAGCACCGGCAGGATCAGCTTCCAGGACAGCCCGGCGAAGAAGATCACGTACAGCCCGGCCGACAGGATCAGGATGGCGGTGCCCAGGTCGGGCTGCTTGGCCACCAGGCCCACCGGCACCAGCAGCAGCAGACCGGCCACTACGAAATCCGGCGCGCGAAGCTGGCCCTCGCGCTTCTGGAACCACCAGGCCAGCATCAGCGGCATGGCGATCTTCAGGATTTCACTCGGCTGGATGATCACGCCCAGGTTCAGCCAGCGCGTGGCGCCCTTTTTCGTGATGCCGAACAGCGCCGTGGCCACCAGCAGCACCACGCCCACGGTGTACAGCGGCACCGCCAGGTGCATCAGCTTTTGCGGCGGCACCTGCGCCACGATGAACAGCACGGCCAGGCCGATCAGCATGTTGCGGCCATGGTCCACGAAACGCGTGCCGTGGTCGTGGCCGGCGGAATACATGGTGAACAGCCCCGCGCCGGCCAGCAGCAACAGCGCGATCGACAGCGGGATGTCGAAGCCGCTGAACATGGGCTTGGCGCGTTGCCAGAGCGATGGGCGCTCGAAGACGGTGCTCATGTCAGTCCCGCCCGGCCGTTCCGAAGGGACTGACCGCCCCCTCAGGGGGCAGCGAACGCAGTGAGCGTGGGGGCATCATTTCAATGCGACCTTTTGAGCTTCTGCGGCCGTGGCCGGCGCCGACGCCGCCACGCCCGGCAGCGGCACATCGGCCGCGCGCAAGGGTGTGCCAATGGGCGCGCTGGACTTGCCGCGCTGGGTGGCGGCCATGTCCTCGGCATTGGGGTACTGGCCCAGCAGCACGTAGTCGAACACCCGGCGCGCGATGGGCGCCGCGGCTTCGGCGCCGAAGCCGGCGTTTTCCACCACCACCGCCAGCGCGATGGTGGGGGCGTCGGCCGGCGCGAACGCGATGTAGAGCGAATGGTCGCGCTGGTGCTCTTCCATCTTGGCGGCGTTGTACTTCTCGTTCTGGCGGATGGTGACGGCCTGGGCCGTGCCGGTCTTGCCGCCGCTCTTGTAGGGCGCGCCCAGGAACACGCGGGTGGACGTGCCCTCCTGGGTGACGCCGTACATCGCGCGGCGGATCAGTGCCACGTGCTCGGGCTTGAAGCCCAGGTTGGCCGGCTCCACCGCGGTGCTGGTGCGTTCGCGCGTGACCACGTTTTCAATCTCGCGCACCAGGCGCGGCTTGTAGCGCAGCCCACCGTTGACCAGCGTGGCGGTGGCCGTGGCCAGCTGCGCCATGGTGAAGTTGTTGTAGCCCTGGCCGATGCCCAGCGAGATGGTCTCGCCCGCGTACCACTTCTGCTGCTCGGGCCGCTTGTAGGCCCGGCGCTTCCAATCGGTGGACGGCAGCACGCCGGTGAGTTCGCCCTCCAGGTCGATCTGCGTCTTCTGGCCGAAGGAAAAGGGCGCCAGCTGCTCGTGCATCAGGTCCACGCCCATCTCGTTGGCCAGCGAGTAGTAGTAGACGTTGCTGCTCTTGACGATGGAACGCGTCATGTCCACCGGACCCAGGCCGTGGTCGCCGTGGCTTCTGAAGCGGTGGTTGCCGAACATGAAGGAACCACCGTCGTTGATGATGGTGTAGGGCCCGCGCTTGCCGGTCTTCAGCGCCGCCATCGCCATGAAGGGCTTGAAGGTGGAACCCGGCGGGTAGGTGCCGCGCAGGGCCCGGTTCAGCAGCGGCTTGTCGATGCTTTCGTTCAGGTCCTTCCAGCTCTCGACGTCGATGCCGTCGACGAACAGGTTGGGGTCGAAGGCGGGCTTGGAGACGAAGGCCAGCACCTCGCCGTTGCGTGGGTCGATGGCCACCAGCGCGCCGCGGCGGTCGCCGAACATTTCTTCGACCATGGCCTGCAGCTTGATGTCCAGGCTGAGCACCAGGGTGTTGCCCGGCGTGGCCTTGTGGCTGTTCAGGCGCCGCACCGCGCGGCCGCCGGCCGAGGTTTCCACCTCTTCGTAGCCGGCGGTGCCGTGCAGTTCCTGTTCGTAGCTCTGCTCCAGGCCCAGCTTGCCAATGTAGTCGGTGCCCCGGTAGTTGGCCTGGCGCTCGTCTTCCCAGTCCTCCATGGCCTCCTTCTCGGACTGGTTGATGCGGCCGATGTAGCCCAGCAGGTGCGCGCCGGCCTCGCCCAGCGGGTAGGTGCGGAACAGGCGCGCGCGAACGTCCACGCCAGGGAAGCGGAAGCGCTGGGCCATGAAGCGGGCCACTTCCTCGTCGCTCAACCTGGTGCGGATGGGCAGGGATTCGAAGCTCTTGCTTTCTTCGCGCAGGCGCTTGAAGCGGCGGCGGTCGCGCGGCTGGATTTCCAACACCTGCGACAGCTCGTCGATCACCGCGTCCACCTCGCCGTCCATGCGCGAGGGCGTCAGCTCCAGCGTGTAGGCCGAGTAGTTGGTGGCCAGCACCACGCCATTGCGGTCCAGGATGAGGCCGCGGTTGGGCACGATGGGCACCACCGCCACGCGGTTGGCCTCGGCCTGGGTGGACAGTTCTTCATGCCGCATCACCTGCAGCGTGACCAGGCGCGCGCTCAGCAGCCCGAAGCCGATCAGCACGAACGCAGCCGCGGCCAGGACGCGCGTCCTGAACCGGTCCAGTTCCTGTTCCAGGTTCTTCAGTTCCGTCATGCCGCGCATAGACAGGGCCTACAGGGGGCGATTCTCGTCCGGATCGGGGGCGCGGCGCTGCGGCGCCAGGAGCAACCAGCTCACCGGCGCCCACAGCACGGCCTCGAACACCGGTGCCAGCGCCAGTTCCCAGCCCGGCAACATGCCGCCAGCCACCAGCCGCACCAGCAGCGACACCCCGTGCGCCGCGGCGAACAGCGGGAACACCTGCACCGCCTGCGCCAGCACCGGGAACCACAACAGCCGCCGGTGCACCGTGATGGCGAAGAAGGACAGCAGCGTGTAGGCCAGCGCGTGCTGGCCCAGCACAGCGCCGGCATGCACGTCCATCAGCACGCCGAAGAAGAAGGCCAGTCCCACGCCCACGCGCAGCGGCTGGTGCACGTTCCAGAACACCAGCACCAGCGCCAGCCAGTCGGGCAGCGACGCCTGCCGGCCCCAGGGCACCATGTTCAGCGCCAGTGCCACCAGCAGCGAAAAGCCGATGAAGAAGGGGTTGACCGGCAGCAGCAGCTGGTCGGACCCGCGCGGCATGATCATCGCCGGCCCCCCACCTTGTCGTTCTTCTTGGCGTCGGCACGGCCACGCTTTTCCGGTTCGGGTGCGGGTACAGGGCGCGGCGGCATCTGCGCGCTCAACGGCTCCAGCACCAGAACGTGGCGCACGCCGTCGGCGTTGGCCGCGGGTTGCAGCAGGATGCGGGCGAAGCCCGAGTCGTTGCGGCGGTCCACCTTGGCGATCTTGGCCACCGCCAGGCCCGGCGGGTACACGCCGTCGATGCCGCTGGTGACCAGCACATCGCCTTCCTGCACGTCGGAGTTGCCGGCCATGAAGCGCAGCTCCATCAGCCCGGACTCGGCGCCGCCGAAGGCCGCGCTGCGCTGCTGGGTGCGCGGGTTCAGCACGGGGATGGCGGCGTCCTTGTCGATCAGCAGGGTCACTTCGGACGACAGCGGGTACACCCGCGTCACCTGGCCCACCACGCCGGCTTCATTGAGCACCGGCGCGCCGCGCTGGATGTTGTGCTGGCCGCCGCGGTCGATGTAGACCTTGCGCGAATAGGGGTCGGCGGCTTCGAACATCACCTCGGCGGCGATCGAGCGCACCGTCAGCGCCGGGCGCAGTTCCAGCAGCGCGCGCAACTGGGCGTTTTCAGCCGCCAGCTGGCTGACCTGGGCTGCGCGCACCGACATGCCGGCCACCTGGGCCTGGGCCTTCTGCTGGCCGTCCAGCGCCGCCTTCAGGCCCTGCAGGTAGCCGCGCCCGCCCTCGGCCATTTCCAGCGGCACGCGCAGGGCGCGCTGCACCGGCAGCAAGGTGGTGGACAGGGCCGAACGCAGCGGGTGCGTCATGTTCAGCCGCGTGTCGGCGGCCATCAGGAACAGGGCCAGGGCTGAGAAGAAAGCCAGCTTGGTGAGCGCGGACGGGCCCTGCCGGAAAAACGGCGGCGGTGTGCGGTCCAGGGTGCCCAGCATGGCGGCAGCAGTGGTCGGGCGGCTCCCGGGCTGGGCTCAGCCGAGCGCCGGGCCGCCCCAAGCCGGATGAGCGCCCTCTTGGAGGGCGGGCCCGGTACTCCGGGACCGGGTGCCCATGTTCACTCGGAAGTGAAGATGCTTCCCAGGCGCTCCATGCGCTCCAGGGCCATGCCGCAGCCGCGCACCACGCAGGTCAGCGGGTCTTCGGCCACCAGCACCGGCAGCCCGGTTTCTTCGGCCAGCAGGCGGTCCAGGTCGCGCAGCAAGGCGCCGCCGCCGGTAAGCATCATGCCGCGCTCGGCGATGTCGGCGCCCAGTTCGGGCGGGGTCTGCTCCAGCGCATTCTTCACCGCGCTGACGATCTGGTTCAGCGGGTCGGTCAGTGCTTCCAGGATTTCGTTGCTGCTGATGGTGAAGCTGCGGGGCACGCCCTCGGACAGGTTGCGGCCCTTGACCTCCATCTCCTTCACCTCGCTGCCGGGGAAGGCCGAGCCGATCTGCTTCTTGATGGCCTCGGCGGTGGGCTCGCCGATCAGCATGCCGTAGTTGCGGCGGATGTAGTTGATGATGGCTTCGTCGAACTTGTCGCCGCCCACGCGGACCGAGCCCTTGTAGACCATGCCGCCCAGGCTGATGACGCCCACTTCGGTGGTGCCGCCGCCGATGTCCACCACCATGGAGCCCGACGCTTCGCTCACCGGCAGGCCGGCGCCGATGGCCGCGGCCATGGGTTCTTCGATCAGGTAGACCTCGGACGCCCCGGCGCCCAGCGCCGATTCACGGATGGCGCGCCGTTCCACCTGGGTGGACCCACAGGGCACGCAGATGATGATGCGCGGGCTGGGTTTCATCATGGACCGGGGGTGGACCATCTTGATGAACTGCTTGAGCATCTGCTCGGTGACGGTGAAGTCGGCGATCACGCCGTCCTTCATCGGCCGGATGGCTTCGATGTTGCCGGGCACCTTGCCCAGCATGGCCTTCGCCTCGGCGCCCACCGCCTGGATGGTCTTCTTGCCGTTGGGGCCGCCTTCGTGGCGGATGGAGACGACGGAGGGCTCGTCCAGCACGATGCCCTTGCCACGCACATAAATCAGCGTGTTGGCGGTGCCGAGGTCGATGGCCAGGTCGGTGGAGAAGTAGCGGCGCAGGGATCCGAACATGAATGGTCAGGCAGTGGGGCGCCAGCAGCGGGCGGACAAGGCAGACAAAACGAAGGTCAGGCGGCCGGTCGGGGCGCTGCAGGCACGCAGGAATTCCGTGGGCGGCGGGGGTTGTTCTGGCGCTTGCGGCGGGGGGCGCAGGCCCCGGGCCTTCAAACGGTGTTTCGGCCCCCGCAAGGGGCTTCAATGAACCAGGGATAATACCCCATCACCTCTGTGTTTCCGGTTCCGGAAACCCGCTCCGGACGTAACTCCCCATGGCCCTGACACCGCAGGACGTGAGCCGCATCGCGCACCTGGCTCGCTTGGAACTTTCACCCGCCGAGTCCAGCACCCTGCTGGCGCAGCTGAACGGGTTTTTCGGCATCGTCGAACGCATGAGCGCGGTGGACACCAGCGGCGTGGAGCCGCTGTACACGCCGCTGTCGGCGGTGCAGCAGGTGGCCCTGCGACTGCGAGAGGACCTGGTCACCGAAACCAACCAGCGTGACGCCAACCAGCGCAGCGCCCCGGCCGTGGAAGACGGCCTGTTCCTGGTGCCCAAGGTGATCGAATGAGCGCCGGCGACCTGCACACCCGGGGCGTGGCCGAACTGGGCCGCGCGCTGGCCGCGAAAGAGGTTTCGGCGCTGGAGCTGACGCAACATCTGCTCGCACGCCTTGCCAACGCCAACGCCCTGGGCGCCTTTCTTCACACCGACGAGGCCGGCGCCCTGGCGGCGGCGCGCGCCGCCGACGCCCGCCGCGCCGCGGGCCAGGCCAGCGCGCTGACCGGCGTGCCCATCGCCCACAAGGACATCTTCGTCACGGCCAGTGAACCCACCACCGCGGGTTCGAAGATCCTGGCCGGCTACCAAAGCCCCTTCGCCGCCACTGTGGTGGCGCGCTTGGCGCAACACGGTGCCATCAGCCTGGGCAAGCTGAACTGCGATGAATTCGCGATGGGCTCGGCCAACGAGAACTCGGCCTATGGGCCCGTGAAAAACCCCTGGGACCTGGGCCGCGTGCCCGGTGGCTCGTCCGGCGGTTCGGCCGCCGCGGTCGCCGCCCGCCTGCTGCCCGGCGCCACCGGCACCGACACCGGCGGCTCCATCCGCCAGCCGGCCAGCTTCTGCGGCGTCACCGGCATCAAGCCCACCTATGGGGTCTGCAGCCGCTACGGGATGATTGCGTTCGCCTCCAGCCTGGACCAGGCCGGCCCGCTGGCGCGCAGCGCCGAAGACTGCGCCCTGCTGCTGTCGGCCATGAGCGGCTTCGACGAGCGCGACGCCACCAGCGTGCAGCGCCCGCCGCAGGATTTCCATGCGCAGATGCTCAGTCCGCGCGCCGGCGCCAGCGCCGCGCAGCCGCTGGCGGGCTTGCGCATCGGGCTGCCGAAGGAGTTCTTTCCGCAGGGCCTGTCCGGCGACGTGGAAGCGGCGGTGCGCAACGCCCTGGCTGAACTGCAGAAGCTGGGCGCCACCTTGGTGGACGTGAGCCTGCCGCGCACGGAGCTGTCGATCCCGGTGTACTACATCATCGCGCCGGCCGAGGCCAGCTCGAACCTGTCGCGCTTTGACGGCGTGAAGTTCGGCCACCGTGCGAAGCAGTACACCGACCTGGCCGACATGTACCGCAAGAGCCGCTCCGAAGGCTTCGGCCCCGAGGTGAAGCGCCGCATCATGATCGGCACCTACGTGCTGAGCCATGGCTACTACGACGCCTACTACCTGCAGGCGCAGAAGCTGCGCCGCATGATCGCCGACGACTTCCAGGCCTGCTTCCGGCAGTGCGACGTGATCGCCGGCCCGGTGGCACCCACGGTGGCGTGGAAGCTGGGTGAACAGGGCGACGACCCGGTGAAGGCGTATCTGGCCGACATCTTCACCCTGCCGGGCAGCCTGGCCGGCCTGCCTGGCATGAGCGTGCCAGCGGGTTTTGGCGAGGCCGGCATGCCGGTGGGCCTGCAACTCATCGGCAACTACTTCCAGGAAGGCACGCTGCTGCAGACCGCGCACGCGCTGCAGCAGGCCACCGACTGGCACCGCCAGTCCCCGAAGGGAATCTGACCATGAGCGGCACGCCCCAGCTCATCCGCGGCCACGAAGTGGTGATCGGCCTCGAAACCCACGCCCAGCTGCGCACGAACAGCAAGATCTTTTCGGGTGCCAGCACCGCCTTCGGCGCCGCGCCCAACACGCAGGCCTGCGCGGTGGACCTGGCCCTGCCCGGCACCCTGCCGGTGATGAACCGCCAGGCCGTGGCCCTGGCCATCCGCTTCGGCCTGGCGGTGGGCGCCAAGGTGGCGCCGCTGTCCATCTTCGCGCGCAAGAACTACTTCTACCCCGACCTGCCCAAGGGCTACCAGATCAGCCAGTACGAGATCCCGGTGGTGCAGGGCGGCAGCCTCGCCTGCCGCGTGGGTGAGGTGGAAAAGACCGTCAACCTGACCCGCGCGCACCTGGAAGAAGACGCGGGCAAGAGCCTGCACGAGGACTACCACGGCCAGAGCGGCATCGACCTGAACCGCGCCGGCACGCCGCTGCTGGAGATCGTGACCGAACCCGACATGCGCAGCGCCGCCGAAGCGGTGGAATACGCCCGCGCGCTGCACGCCCTGGTGGTGTGGCTGGACATCTGCGACGGCAACATGCAGGAAGGCAGCTTCCGCTGCGACGCCAACGTGTCGGTGCGCCGCCCCGGCGCGGCCTTCGGCACCCGGCGCGAGATCAAGAACCTGAACTCCTTCCGGTTCATGCAACAGGCGATCGATTTCGAGGTGAACTGGCAGATTGACCAGATCGAGGACGGCTTGCGCGTAGAGCAGGCCACGGTGCTGTTCAACCCCGACACCGGCGAGACCCGGGCCATGCGCAGCAAGGAAGACGCGCACGACTACCGCTACTTCCCCGACCCCGACCTGCCGCCGCTGGTGATCGCGCCCGAGTGGGTGGCCGAGGTGAAGGCCACCATGCCCGAGCTGCCGCAGGCCATGGCGCAGCGCTTCGTGCGCGACGACGGCCTGGCGGCCCACGACGCGGCCATGATGACGCAGAACCTGGGCTTCGCGCGCTTCTATGAAGCGGCCAAGGCCGCGGGCGCGCCGGCCAAGCTGGTGGCGAACTGGCTGATGGGCGAGGTGAGCAAGCGCCTGAACGCGGAGGGCCGCGGCATCGAGGCCGCGCCGGTGGGCGCAGCCACGCTGGCGGCGCTGATCGGCCGCATTGGCGACGGCACCATCAGCAACAACGCCGCGCGCCAGGTGTTCGACGCGCTGTGGTCAGGCGAAGCCACCGACGTGGACGCCGTCATCCAGGCCAAGGGCCTGAAGCAGATGAACGACAGCGGGGCGCTGGAAAAGATCATCGACCAGGTGGTGGCCGCCAACGCGAAGAACGTCGAGGAATACCGCGCCGGCAAGGACAAGGCCTTCAACGCCCTGGTGGGCCAGGTGATGAAGTCCAGCCAGGGCAAGGCCAATCCGGCGCAGGTGAACGAGCTGCTGAAGAAGAAACTCAGCTAGGGTTTCACAAAGAACTCGCAGCGCAGCTCGCTGCTGCCGATCTTCAGCACCGCCTCGCGCTTCAAGGTGGACAGCGAAGCGTTCAGCTTCTTGTTCACGTACAACGCCTGGCCGGCGGCCGGCACCCGGGCCAGGTCCAGTTGCACCTCACCCAGGCTCACCTGAACCCTATCGGGTGTGAAGTTGGCCTTGAACTCGGTCTTCTCGGCCGGGCAGAGGTAGGTCACCGGGGCGGCCTGCGATGTGCCCACGGCCAGCAGCAGCAGGGCCGGCAGGCGCCTCATCGCGGTACCACCGCGCGCTGCGCGGTGTTCTGCACGATGGGCATGTCGGCTGGCAGCGGCGGCGAGCCGATGGTGCCCGGCTGCGCGCCGGCCCACAGCTTGCGCAGGTGCTCCAGTTCAGCGTCGAACAGGCGGTTGATGCGCACCAGCTCGGCTTCCTGGTTGGCGATGGCCGAGCGCTGGGCGTCGACCGAGGTGTCGTTGATGGCCAGTTGTTGCTGCAGCTTGGGCGGCAGCGCCCGGCCCTTGAAGAATTCAGCCTCTTCCAGCAGCGGCTTGCGCTCCTTGCTCAGCTCGATCAGCCGCGCTTCGGAGTTCTTCATCGCCACGCGCACCGTGTCCAGCGCCAGCTCGCGCGACTTGCGGTGCGCCGCTTCATTGGGGAAGCGGTTGCGCAGGTTGCGGTCGCGCCGCACCGCGTCGGCCAGGGCGGCGCGCACCTCGGCGGCGCGGGCTTCCATGGCTTCGCGGTCGGCGCGCTCTTCGGCGGTGAGCGTGGGCGGAACGACCTGGCGCACCGACCCGTCGCGGTTGAGCAGGCGCTGCTCCTTGGCCAGGCACTCGTTGATCGGGCGGTCGGACGTGAGCCGGCGGCCCTTGTCGTCCACGCAGGTGTAGATCTGCGCCTTGGGGCCGTCCTTCACCTGGGCCAGCGCAAGGCCGGAATTCAAGCCCAAGGCCAGCACCGGCCCGGCAACCGCCCACAGCCGGGCCGCGCCAGTCAGGCGCGAGGC encodes the following:
- a CDS encoding glutamyl-tRNA(Gln) and/or aspartyl-tRNA(Asn) amidotransferase, B subunit (PFAM: GatB/GatE catalytic domain; GatB domain~TIGRFAM: aspartyl/glutamyl-tRNA(Asn/Gln) amidotransferase, B subunit); protein product: MSGTPQLIRGHEVVIGLETHAQLRTNSKIFSGASTAFGAAPNTQACAVDLALPGTLPVMNRQAVALAIRFGLAVGAKVAPLSIFARKNYFYPDLPKGYQISQYEIPVVQGGSLACRVGEVEKTVNLTRAHLEEDAGKSLHEDYHGQSGIDLNRAGTPLLEIVTEPDMRSAAEAVEYARALHALVVWLDICDGNMQEGSFRCDANVSVRRPGAAFGTRREIKNLNSFRFMQQAIDFEVNWQIDQIEDGLRVEQATVLFNPDTGETRAMRSKEDAHDYRYFPDPDLPPLVIAPEWVAEVKATMPELPQAMAQRFVRDDGLAAHDAAMMTQNLGFARFYEAAKAAGAPAKLVANWLMGEVSKRLNAEGRGIEAAPVGAATLAALIGRIGDGTISNNAARQVFDALWSGEATDVDAVIQAKGLKQMNDSGALEKIIDQVVAANAKNVEEYRAGKDKAFNALVGQVMKSSQGKANPAQVNELLKKKLS